The nucleotide window GGAGAGAAGCCGACTGTTGTACATCTTCGGGTGTTCAGATGTGTTACACATGTGATTGTTGACTCTCATTTTCAGCAGAAGTTGGACTCCAAAACGCACAGGTATATATTCATAGGGTATTGCAAAAAATCCAAGGCCTACAGACTGTATGACCCAAATATTGAGAAGTTGAAAATCAGCAGGAACGTAAAGTTTTTTTAAGATACACCACGGAGCTGGTCAAAGTCTTCCAAAACTACATCTGAGTTTATATCAGTTAATACACAAGGGATCAATTTGGAAGTAAAGCAAGTAGAAACTCCAGTGCAAACAAACACAAGCACATCAATATCTGAAACTGATGCCTCATCGCCTATAGAAAACCCAAGCACACCATTGAGGTATAGGAATCATCTCCGAGTCTTGTCTACGAGGTCTCCTACCAGAAATTGGAATACCCAGGTAATTAACTGGCAGGAGGCCGACCTTGCAATGTAAGGTCCCAGCAGCTTCCTAGTCCAGGAGCTCACCGATTCTACTAGAGTAGAGGCATGTTTTTGAGAAGTTAGTTTCAAGCCCCGTCATGCCTTCAAACAAGTATAAGATCAATTTAATAATCCTGAGATCCTCAAGTCCTCCCGAGGTTAGAATCAGAAGATCGTCAGCATAGTGCAGGTTGCATTTACTGCCAAACTCCCCAAGTGGAACCCCGATTAGAATTTTGGAGTTTAGCACATGAGTGAACATAGCACTAAGTACATCAGTAACAAGAATAGACAAAAGTGGTGACAGAGGATCTCCTTGCCTCAATCCTCTTTGACAATTAACGGATGTAACCATTTGGAGAACCATTTACCAGGATTGAGGCCTTTGATGAGGCAAGGATGCACTTTATCCAACCAACCCATCTATCCCCGAACCCCCTGGTAATCAAAAGATCAAAGAGAAAATCCCAATCTACGAGATCGAAATCCTTAGCAAAGTCCACTTTTAAGATGTGGCTAGGGATTCTGCGCTTATGTAGACTGAAAATCAGCTCCTCCGCGGTGGCAATATTATCAAGTATGAATCTTCCTTTTAAGAAAGCCAATTGATCCACATCCACCAAGCGATTCATAACTTTGCTAAGTCGAGTAGCCAGAATTTTGGACAGGATTTTAAGCGAGGAGTTAATTAGGCTAATGGGCCGAAAGTCAACTGGCGTCTCCGGTGACTCCATCTTTGGAATGAGAGCAAAATTCACCCAGTTAATCCGTTCTAAATTTGCTTTCCCAAAATAGAAATCCTCACATAGCTTCAGCAAGTCATACTTCAGAATCTCCCAGAATTGCCTAAAGAACTGAATGGGAAACCCATCAGGGCCTGGCGCTTTATCTCTACccaaatcaaacacaacctCCTTAATTTCCTCAAGAGAAAAGGATCTTTCAAGGAAAGACAAATCGACCGTATTCTTGTGCGCAAGGAGTTTCCCAAAGTCGATCTTGAACCTCGATCTCCGTCTATGCCCAAATTGTTGTTTGAACTGTTCAGTAAACACTCTACCAATATCCTTAGGATCGGTCGATAAATCGCCTTTGGCGCTAATATTAGTAATGAAATTACAGTTCCTCCGGCCATTTGCCACCGCATGGAAAAAACTGGTGTTGTTATCCCCCTCTTTCAACCATTAAAGCCTGGATCATTGCTTCCAATATAATTCCTCCTGCTTGCAGATCTCATTTAAATTCTTCCTAATCTCCTCTTCTTGTTGGAATTCAGCAGGCGATAAGTGTCTTGTCTCTTTTCCCGTATCCAGAACTTCTAGATCATGTAGTAGAGCCAGCTTCCTGAGTTTAATGGATCCGAAAGTGAATTTAGCCCAGTGCCTCAGCCTACCTCTAAGACTAGCCACCCTTTTAGCTAAAATAAAGGCACCACAACCTTCTGGAGAGCATTCCTCCCACCAAATTTTAACAAGATCATGAAAACCCTCCACCGTTGACCAAGCCAGCTCATACCTAAAAGGTCGTGGCTTAGAGCAATGATAACCCACTTCCAGCCGAATAGGAACATGATCCGAACCCAGCCTCGGTAGACTATTCTGAATCATCTTGGGAAATAAGTTTGCACATGTCCCATTGACAATGAATCTATCAAGTTTCACCCATGTTGGCTCCGCTTGCCCATTAGTCCAGGAGAACCTTCTTCCCTTCATAGGGGGTTCCAATAAATGCAGGTCGTGTAAAAAAGCATTTGCGTCCCTAATATCCTCTAGATTAGGTGGACCCCCGCTTTTGTCACCCAAATCGAAGATGGCATTAAAGTCCCCACAGATGATCCAAGGAATCTCCTGTGAGTCCAAGCAAGATCGTAACTCATCCCAAAAGTCCTGCTTCAGAGTCCTTGCATTTGGCCCGTAGACAGTGGTGCATCGCCACAGCAGATTATCTCGTTTAGAATAAAAATCCACCGTCAAACTAAAAAGACCTTTCTTTACCAACTTCCCCGTCAAGATCCCGCTGTTCCAACCAATAATGATACCACCCGCCGTACCACGAGCCGGAACACAAAGAAATTGATCTAACCGACTCCCACCGATCTCCCTCCACGAAGCTAGGGAAATCTCCTCCAATTTAGACTCTTGGAGGCAACACACATTCGCAAAATGTAGGTTTAAAAAGTCTTTAACCAGAAACCGTTTAGCCGGTTTCCCTAACCCCCTAACGTTCCAAGTTATAACATTCATTAACACACTCTAATTACCACGACCCCCAAGGAGGACGCCAGCTCCCATCCCAGAGCCAATCGAGCATGTTCTAACTTGCGAATATGGTCCAAGCAATCATTAGCAGTTTCAGTAAAAGAAATACCACATGCATCACAGTAATTGGTAAGTTGAATATTATTCCAATCAGTAATGAGACAGGGTTTGGAAGCCGTACCTTCCCCCTGGCCGTCATGTAGGTTCTTTTTCTTGGTTGACTTTGGTGGTTCAGCGATGTACCCTGCCTCAGCATTGAATCGGGaggaaggttttttttttttgcctttcacTCCTTCTGGTGCTTTTTGGTTGCTCAGTTAAATTTGACCCTATATCTCCTTGCAAACCCGGCAATAGTACCTGTAATTTCTGTTCGAAATCAGAGACTGAGTCATCCGACTCATACAAGTTATCAGGTGAATCTTTATCGGTATAAGGGGAGTGATTTTTATCAAGATCAGGAGGTTCTTTACTAGAAAAATTACTCTCGACCATGGGATGGCCCACATCAGATTGCATATTCCACATTCCTGCTAGGAAAACCCAAGTGAACCCCAATGGCGGAACCATTGTGGGCTTCATCTTTTCATCCCAAAAATTACAATTCTCAAGCTCAGCTGGTTTGGAACCCAATTGCGGCCCATCTCCCAGCCCATCACTTTGCCCATGCTCAATTGTAACCAAGGTCGGCCCAATCTGGTCGCTATTGACTCCCCTATCTCCACTCTAGCCCAATGCACAGCCCAATCCAGGTGCCATAAAATCTGGCTTTTCATTAGTTCCCATAGCCCTATCCACCTTAGGTAAAGCACACCCC belongs to Dioscorea cayenensis subsp. rotundata cultivar TDr96_F1 chromosome 17, TDr96_F1_v2_PseudoChromosome.rev07_lg8_w22 25.fasta, whole genome shotgun sequence and includes:
- the LOC120280479 gene encoding uncharacterized protein LOC120280479 — protein: MVPPLGFTWVFLAGMWNMQSDVGHPMVESNFSSKEPPDLDKNHSPYTDKDSPDNLYESDDSVSDFEQKLQVLLPGLQGDIGSNLTEQPKSTRRSERGLGKPAKRFLVKDFLNLHFANVCCLQESKLEEISLASWREIGGSRLDQFLCVPARGTAGGIIIGWNSGILTGKLVKKGLFSLTVDFYSKRDNLLWRCTTVYGPNARTLKQDFWDELRSCLDSQEIPWIICGDFNAIFDLGDKSGGPPNLEDIRDANAFLHDLHLLEPPMKGRRFSWTNGQAEPTWVKLDRFIVNGTCANLFPKMIQNSLPRLGSDHVPIRLEVGYHCSKPRPFRYELAWSTVEGFHDLVKIWWEECSPEGCGAFILAKRVASLREGDNNTSFFHAVANGRRNCNFITNISAKGDLSTDPKDIGRVFTEQFKQQFGHRRRSRFKIDFGKLLAHKNTVDLSFLERSFSLEEIKEVVFDLGRDKAPGPDGFPIQFFRQFWEILKYDLLKLCEDFYFGKANLERINWVNFALIPKMESPETPVDFRPISLINSSLKILSKILATRLSKVMNRLVDVDQLAFLKGRFILDNIATAEELIFSLHKRRIPSHILKVDFAKDFDLVDWDFLFDLLITRGFGDRWVGWIKCILASSKASILVNGSPNGYIR